ATTCCTCGACATTTTTACATTTTTATCTGTCATTTTAAACTTTGATTTTTACAATAGTTTCTCCAGTCCTTTCGGATTAAACGAATGCAGATACGCATTATCGGGTGTAATCTCGCCCCTTCTCACCAAGTCGGAAAGCGAACGGTTCATGTCAATCATTCCCTCGCGTAACCCCGTTTCAATAATAACATTAATCTCGTGAGTTCTCCCCTCTCGAACAAGACTTGAAACGGCATTGTTGTTGATAAGAAGCTCATACGCAGGAACTTGTCCTCCGGAAATTCTCGGGACTAGTCGTTGAGAGAAAATTGCAATGAGACTTCCTGCAAGTTGGATTCTGATTTGTCCTTGCTGTTCAGCGGGGAACGAGTCAATGATGCGGTCAATGGTTTGTGCGGCATTATTGGTGTGGAGCGTTGAAAGTACCAAATGTCCCGTTTCAGCAGCGGTAACCGCAGTAGAAATCGTTTTGGGGTCACGCATTTCTCCGATCATGATAACATCTACATCCTGACGAAACGCTGACGTGAGAGCAGTATGAAAATCGCTCGTATCAAGACGAACTTCTCGCTGGTCGATAATGGAACGATCTTCCTTGTAAATGTACTCGATTGGATCTTCGATGGTGACAATGTGCTCTGCCCGTTCGCTATTGATAAGGTTAATCATGGATGCGAGTGTCGTTGATTTGCCTTGTCCAACAGGACCAACTACCAAGAAAAATCCCTGTTTTTTCCGTGTGAATGATTCGAGAATCGGAGGAAGGCTTAATTCATTAATTGTTTTGATATTACTTGGAATGACACGCAATGCTACCCCTGCCGCTCCTTTTTGGAAGAAGGCGTTTCCTCTGAATCGAACAATTTTTTCAACTTCGTATGAAAAATCTGATTCTTTTGTTTCAATAAATTTTTTAAAATTATTGTCACCCATGAGCTCGTGCGCGAGATTGAGCGTATCTTCAGCGGAAAGGATTACGGTGTTGACGAGTGGTATTAAATTCCCCATTACACGAACAGCGGGATAGTGATTTGCAGAAAGATGGAGGTCTGATGCGCCCTCCTTAACTACAATGGATATGAGATTATCAAGTTCTTTTTTATAATTTTGCATAACAAATGAAGACTATTAAAAAATCAGCGGGCAATGATTTCCTTGACCTTTTCCACAACTTCCGATGGAGTCGCGTTTGCTTTTACGATATATCCATCGGCTCCGAGCGCATTTCCTTTGTCAATATCCGACTGCTGACCTAAGTTTGATAAAATAATAACTTTTGCGTTCGGTGCAAGCTTTTCTCGCTTAATTGTTTCAAGAAGCTCGAAACCGTCCATTGCTGGCATAACTACATCAAGAAGAGCAATGTCTGGATTTATCCCTTCTCTAATTTTAACA
This sequence is a window from bacterium. Protein-coding genes within it:
- a CDS encoding PilT/PilU family type 4a pilus ATPase; translation: MQNYKKELDNLISIVVKEGASDLHLSANHYPAVRVMGNLIPLVNTVILSAEDTLNLAHELMGDNNFKKFIETKESDFSYEVEKIVRFRGNAFFQKGAAGVALRVIPSNIKTINELSLPPILESFTRKKQGFFLVVGPVGQGKSTTLASMINLINSERAEHIVTIEDPIEYIYKEDRSIIDQREVRLDTSDFHTALTSAFRQDVDVIMIGEMRDPKTISTAVTAAETGHLVLSTLHTNNAAQTIDRIIDSFPAEQQGQIRIQLAGSLIAIFSQRLVPRISGGQVPAYELLINNNAVSSLVREGRTHEINVIIETGLREGMIDMNRSLSDLVRRGEITPDNAYLHSFNPKGLEKLL
- a CDS encoding response regulator, giving the protein MTDNLRKRVLIVDDDKFLLDMYTTKFNENNFDVVAALGSLEALVKIREGINPDIALLDVVMPAMDGFELLETIKREKLAPNAKVIILSNLGQQSDIDKGNALGADGYIVKANATPSEVVEKVKEIIAR